Genomic window (Bacillota bacterium):
TTGCTTTATTCTGGGTTCAGCTTTCAGGGGTTGACTGGATCATTGTTATACTGAGCGTGCTTTTACTGGCTGTGACGTCAACCTTCCTGGGATTGTTCATTGCCGTATCTGTCAGCGAAGTATTCGAAGCCCAGACATTCTCAAATTTTTTCAGATTTCCGATGCTTTTTTTATGCGGCTTGTTTATTCCTGTTTCACAGTTGCCGGTGTTGTTCAGGCCAATATCATATATAATACCTTTAACTTATGGGGTTGATATACTTAAAGATGCAATAAACCGTGAAGGCCATATACATCCAGCTATAAGCTTTTTGGTTTTAATTGCGTTTGGCCTATTGCTTTTTTCTTTTAGTATAAGGAATGTAAAGCGAAAATGGATTATATAGAAACATGAACATGCACCTTCCGGTGCTTTTTTTTGTTATAAAATAATTGACATATGCCCAAAATAATAATAAAATTTATTATGGGCATAAGCTTATATCAAAATAAATGCCAACTCATTACGAGGGAGAGGAAAATATATGAAGGTTTGTGTTTCATCAA
Coding sequences:
- a CDS encoding ABC transporter permease; this translates as MKAWIAFWNILLKDMKNYYLKPPNISWGIIFSISWTLMFFLRSNTTIDIRGILPGIMAMSVLFGTTSMLAVTITFERKSRSFERLLLAPINLNLLMMAKTTGAIIFGVLNAFVPVVFALFWVQLSGVDWIIVILSVLLLAVTSTFLGLFIAVSVSEVFEAQTFSNFFRFPMLFLCGLFIPVSQLPVLFRPISYIIPLTYGVDILKDAINREGHIHPAISFLVLIAFGLLLFSFSIRNVKRKWII